A DNA window from Aythya fuligula isolate bAytFul2 chromosome 4, bAytFul2.pri, whole genome shotgun sequence contains the following coding sequences:
- the TNIP2 gene encoding TNFAIP3-interacting protein 2, whose protein sequence is MHLAGLLLAPEEREKKGQRRERGSSPPAMCSVSEGSSTDPLVARFRQVEETLEKLHRENRSLKSKVPRYNALCTLYHESVQQLKHLQLQLAAKEATIRELRSGLARQQPNEPGAEPARSLVDSLLEQLGQARQQLRDSERLSAQKMETLSQEVQKLNQQLEEKNGEIQQMINQPPYEKEREILRLQKSLAEREKAQATSDVLCRSLTDETHQLQRKLASTAEMCQHLAKCLEEKQRKEKGNSDDQIATESSNQVLDNETSLQTLICKLQDENKMLKQKVAHVEDLNAKWQKYDASRDEYVKRLHLQLKELKSQLEQQHGVASTQTNSELMQKEIFRLNKLLEEKMNECIKTRRELEDVKKASEGDTERIQMLEQQVLVYKDDFTSERSDRERAQSKIQELQLEVACLQHQLARRQDSRDTSTHFRVHAGNQNHTHVQTSTEHLRGNSPGQTGTRRTPSQSEQTSPPGDSGNSGAEGRGQGELRCPHCMRFFNDELSDEFLKHVTECCQ, encoded by the exons ATGCACCTGGCCGGGTTACTGCTCGCCCcggaggagagagagaagaaggggCAGCGCCGCGAACGAGGCTCGTCCCCCCCCGCCATGTGCTCGGTGAGCGAGGGCAGCAGCACGGACCCGCTGGTGGCTCGCTTCAGGCAGGTGGAGGAGACGCTGGAGAAGCTGCACCGCGAGAACAGGAGCCTGAAGAGCAAAGTGCCCCGCTACAACGCGCTCTGCACCTTGTACCACGAGTCGGTCCAGCAGCTGAagcacctgcagctgcagctggccgCCAAGGAGGCGACGATCCGGGAGCTGAGGAGCGGGCTGGCCCGCCAGCAGCCCAACGAGCCGGGGGCCGAGCCCGCCCGCTCGCTGGTGGAcagcctgctggagcagctgggccAGGCCCGGCAGCAGCTGCGGGACAGCGAGCGGCTCTCGGCGCAGAAAATGGAGACCCTGAGCCAG GAAGTGCAGAAGTTGAATCAGCAActagaggagaaaaatggagaGATACAGCAGATGATAAATCAACCTCCATAcgaaaaggagagagaaatcttACGACTTCAGAAGAGCTTGGCAGAGCGGGAGAAGGCTCAAGCCACCAGTGATGTTCTGTGCCGTTCACTCACTGATGAAACCCACCAACTTCAACGCAAATTAGCGTCCACAGCAGAAATGTGTCAACATCTGGCAAAATGTCtagaagagaagcaaagaaaagagaaggggaaTTCAGATGACCAGATTGCTACTGAAAGTTCTAATCAG GTGTTAGACAATGAAACCTCACTTCAAACCCTTATCTGCAAGCtgcaagatgaaaacaaaatgttaaaacaaaaagtagcGCAC GTGGAAGACTTAAATGCAAAATGGCAGAAATATGATGCCAGCAGGGATGAGTACGTGAAGCGGCTCCACCTGCAGCTAAAAGAGCTCAAgtcccagctggagcagcagcacggtGTAGCTTCAACACAAACCAATTCCGAGCTGATGCAGAAGGAGATATTCCGGTTAAACAAgctactggaagaaaaaatgaatgagtgCATCAAAACAAGGAGGGAATTAGAAGATGTGAAGAAGGCTAGTGAAGGAGACACTGAGCGCATACAAATGCTGGAGCAACAG GTCCTGGTTTACAAAGACGATTTCACATCTGAGAGATCAGACAGAGAACGAGCACAGAGTAAAATACAAGAGCTTCAGCTAGAAGTCGCATGTCTCCAACACCAGCTGGCAAGACGACAG gACTCAAGAGATACAAGTACTCATTTCCGAGTTCACGCTGGTAACCAAAATCATACACATGTACAGACGAGCACTGAGCATCTACGAGGCAACAGCCCAGGCCAGACAGGCACAAGAAGAACACCTTCACAGTCTGAACAGACTTCTCCACCTGGAGACAGTGGAAACtcaggagcagagggcaggggacAGGGTGAACTTCGATGCCCTCACTGTATGAGGTTTTTCAACGATGAACTCAGTGATGAATTTCTCAAGCACGTTACTGAATGTTGTCAGTGA